One genomic region from Augochlora pura isolate Apur16 chromosome 7, APUR_v2.2.1, whole genome shotgun sequence encodes:
- the Pex23 gene encoding tectonin beta-propeller repeat-containing peroxin 23 isoform X1, with protein MPSSHLYAINNEGRIFGLSTSGNMWREFMYLGLEFKQLSAVPHFMWAIGGDRQVYVHVHGLDVPIRIKEEIYENERWLPLEGFSGRLLPTDRYNFSSQDGTVDRSRDKVKLPSMAWQWEGDWQIETTLDGQPLDHDGWTYAVDFPATYSTRKQWKSCVRRRKWVRYRRYSAMNSWCAIAPLHKDATEEPFIDISVGGNQIPGGNPGCLVVWAVTAHGRVMFRVGTSTTCPEGQRWSAIKLPNSFEVCQISVGITGLVWAVLMVGKALVRTGVTRENPMGDEWTEIEPPQKDLKLVQVSVGTDSVWAVTQDGRVWFRKGIKGEMSGVCEQLATGTGWVEMLSKMSLVSVAPNDQVWAIGHEDRCLYYRTCITRSELTGKKWRSINAPLQLSRASSNASLTSSNRHSMCGTPQQQRHQSWGSLNRPHSTSEGTTLIREWEEQSRSAPTPTSLKLWQRSNDSTTKNPQQTSFQDIYLNEGKKKSTQSLDMGDLTEASVANITISNESLTKTGESIVVSGKGMGSTVKINPAAWSPVHSVGSTVGVEAHPETDGSIFDPDLTSDSGVYGEDESSGAMYWAECDVSWYKVEAGACFIDPSNPPKWIADTNGTSHGDITEPWRIHILEELKKRLQKIQYDPLIYEKVVEKSSWVKNGDAKCKVKGSNTYEDCIIELEWISSDSGSLDSGTITVLNANGATTIVQFPISEIMCAVCCSEPGSPRIAIHTPRLPRLKVLRLQFFSDTDMEDWLNHLTSVSCQMNNVYGRPGPNSIWTTTALGDVYVYDPTAAEENQLFNDGYVQELDVAGKELPFECILQNGFGCGSSLKVTVCIHDDADRLSFNLVCYTTTSLKQKNMMDTHDVALHLNPRLKENAIVRNTYQSGQWGDEERDGNSPLKAGSDFMLEIICDARGYRILIDDKEFTFYNHRIMPQSITHLRIKGLMTLCSVLYKSPSVIIDPISLFWRQMGGHLKKVETCSVGVTWGIGYDSTAWVYTGGWGGLIVKGLDSNTGINSMVDTHNYYVYENQRWIPVTGYTSHGLPTDRYMWSDATGRQKRTREHTKLLSMHWRWVSDWIVDFHTPGGVDRDGWQYATDFPFQYHGKKYFTDYVRRRRWFRRCQLTTSGPWQELGNTKLLDVSLYATGKPGTDAQVYIWAVASNGEALFRRGVSESCPMGVSWEHIPSDQALVGISCGPAGQVWAVGKNGSSYWRLGITITKPTGTQWQNVEPPSGAHLKQISVGRNVIWALDTNGRLSVRREVQPNVFPEGTYWQTLPAMPNDPIHIDMSVVNAKQGFRHVAVGKEQGQVWAISGAGILCRRIGITDENPAGTGWATGIGANWQYISVGGLVGRAT; from the exons ATGCCAAGTTCACATTTATATGCCATAAACAATGAGGGACGCATATTTGGACTTTCAACATCTGGGAACATGTGGAGAGAGTTTATGTACCTGGGTCTCGAGTTCAAACAGCTGTCGGCGGTCCCACATTTCATGTGGGCTATTGGAGGCGATCGGCAAGTTTATGTGCACGTACATGGATTAGATGTACCTATAAGAATTAAAGAAGAGATATATGAAAATGAA CGGTGGCTTCCTTTGGAGGGATTCAGTGGAAGATTATTACCTACAGATAGGTACAACTTTTCTAGTCAAGATGGTACAGTTGATCGTAGTCGAGACAAAGTCAAATTGCCATCAATGGCTTGGCAATGGGAAGGCGATTGGCAAATAGAGACCACTTTGGATGGGCAACCATTGGATCATGAT GGATGGACATATGCAGTTGATTTCCCAGCTACATATAGCACTAGAAAACAGTGGAAGTCGTGTGTCAGGCGGAGGAAATGGGTTCGTTATCGAAGATACAGTGCCATGAATTCGTGGTGTGCTATTGCACCTCTTCACAAAGATGCGACAGAG GAACCATTCATTGACATATCTGTTGGTGGAAATCAAATTCCTGGAGGTAATCCTGGATGCCTAGTAGTCTGGGCAGTAACTGCTCATGGGAGG gTAATGTTTCGCGTTGGTACCAGTACCACCTGTCCTGAAGGGCAGAGGTGGAGTGCTATAAAATTACCAAACAGCTTTGAGGTATGCCAAATCAGTGTTGGAATAACTGGTCTTGTTTGGGCTGTACTAATGGTTGGCAAAGCACTGGTGCGTACAGGTGTTACTAGAGAAAATCCAATgg gagACGAGTGGACAGAGATTGAACCCCCACAAAAAGATTTGAAATTAGTACAAGTTAGTGTAGGTACAGATTCTGTTTGGGCCGTAACACAAGATGGTAGAGTGTGGTTTAGGAAAGGTATTAAAGGTGAAATGAGTGGAGTCTGTGAACAATTGGCTACTGGTACAGGCTGGGTAGAAATGTTGAGTAAAATGTCTCTAGTATCAGTTGCTCCAAACGATCAG GTCTGGGCCATTGGCCACGAAGATAGGTGTTTATACTATCGTACTTGCATTACACGATCAGAACTAACAGGTAAAAAATGGAGATCAATAAATGCACCACTCCAACTTAGTAGAGCAAGCAGTAATGCCAGTTTAACATCAAGTAACAGGCACAGTATGTGTGGTACTCCTCAGCAACAGAGACATCAGAGTTGGGGGTCATTG AATCGACCACATAGTACTAGTGAAGGTACAACATTGATTAGGGAATGGGAAGAACAATCGCGATCGGCACCGACACCAACGTCTTTAAAATTATGGCAACGGTCGAACGATAGTACTACCAAGAATCCTCAACAAACATCTTTTCAggacatatatttaaatgaaggaaagaaaaa ATCCACGCAGTCATTAGACATGGGTGATCTTACCGAGGCTAGTGTTGCGAATATAACTATATCAAATGAATCACTTACTAAAACTGGAGAATCCATAGTAGTTTCTGGAAAAGGCATGGGCAGTACTGTCAAG attAATCCAGCTGCTTGGAGCCCTGTTCATTCGGTTGGATCTACGGTAGGCGTGGAAGCTCATCCAGAGACGGATGGCAGCATATTTGATCCTGATTTAACAAGCGATTCTGGTGTTTATGGGGAAGATGAAAGTTCTGGCGCGATGTATTGGGCTGAATGCGATGTTTCCTGGTACAAAGTAGAAGCTGGGGCATGTTTCATTGATCCATCAAATCCTCCAAAatg GATCGCCGACACTAATGGCACAAGTCACGGAGATATAACGGAACCATGGAGAATAcatattttagaagaattgaaaaaaagattacaaaaaatacaatatgatccgttaatatatgaaaaagtaGTTGAAAa GTCATCGTGGGTAAAAAATGGTGACGCAAAGTGTAAAGTTAAAGGCAGCAATACATATGAAGATTGTATTATTGAGTTAGAATGGATAAGTAGTGATAGTGGCTCCTTAGATTCGGGAACTATAACTGTTTTAAATGCAAATGGAGCAACAACAATC GTTCAATTTCCTATATCTGAAATTATGTGTGCAGTGTGCTGTAGTGAACCAGGTAGTCCAAGAATAGCAATTCATACTCCTCGACTACCTCGTCTTAAAGTTCTTAGGCTGCAATTTTTTAGTGACACTGACATGGAAGATTGGCTAAATCATTTAACTTCAG TTTCTTGCCAGATGAATAACGTTTATGGGAGGCCGGGACCTAATTCAATTTGGACCACGACTGCATTAGGAGATGTGTATGTGTATGATCCTACTGCCGCAGAA GAGAATCAGCTTTTTAATGATGGTTACGTACAAGAATTGGATGTGGCAGGAAAAGAATTACCATTTGAGTGTATATTACAAAACGGTTTTGGGTGCGGTAGTTCTCTTAAAGTTACAGTTTGCATACACGACGATGCCGATag gTTATCATTTAATCTTGTCTGTTATACGACAACATcattgaaacaaaaaaatatgatGGATACTCACGACGTAGCTTTACACTTAAATCCACGACTCAAAGAGAACGCAATCGTACGCAATACATATCAGAGTGGACAGTGGGGCGATGAAGAAAGAGATGGAAATAGCCCATTGAAAGCTGGCTCTGATTTtatgttagaaattatttgtgaTGCACGGGGCTACAGAATACTCATCGAtgataaagaatttacattttacaaccATAGAATAATGCCTCAGAGTATTACTCATTTAAGAATTAAGGGACTAATGACATTATGCAGTGTActttataaatctccatct GTAATCATTGAcccaatttcattattttggaGACAAATGGGTGGACACTTGAAAAAGGTTGAAACCTGTTCTGTCGGTGTAACGTGGGGAATAGGATACGACAGTACTGCATGGGTTTATACCGGTGGATGGGGAGGTTTAATTGTAAAAG GTCTAGATAGCAATACAGGAATAAACTCCATGGTGGACActcataattattatgtttatgAAAATCAACGTTGGATTCCGGTAACTGGATACACTTCCCATGGTCTTCCAACAGACCGTTATATGTGGAGTGATGCAACGGGACGTCAGAAACGTACACGAGAACACACTAAATTGTTATCGATGCACTGGCGTTGG GTATCAGACTGGATAGTAGATTTTCATACTCCCGGTGGTGTGGACAGGGATGGCTGGCAATATGCTACTGATTTTCCTTTTCAATATcatggaaaaaaatattttactgacTATGTCAGAAGGCGAAGGTGGTTTCGAAGATGTCAATTAACGACTAGCGGCCCCTGGCAAGAGTTAGGAAATACAAAACTACTCGACGTTTCTTTATAC GCAACCGGAAAACCTGGTACGGATGCGCAAGTGTATATATGGGCAGTGGCTTCTAACGGTGAAGCTTTATTTAGAAGAGGCGTGTCAGAATCATGTCCAATG gGAGTTTCGTGGGAACATATACCAAGTGATCAGGCTTTAGTAGGTATCTCGTGCGGTCCGGCTGGTCAAGTATGGGCTGTGGGAAAAAATGGTTCTTCATATTGGAGATTAGGAATCACTATTACCAAACCTACTG GTACACAGTGGCAAAACGTTGAACCGCCGTCAGGTGCTCACCTGAAACAAATATCTGTTGGAAGAAATGTAATATGGGCGTTGGATACCAATGGTAGATTATCCGTGCGTCGTGAGGTGCAACCGAACGTTTTCCCGGAAGGAACCTACTGGCAAACGCTACCCGCGATGCCAAACGATCCTATTCATATAG ATATGTCTGTCGTAAACGCGAAACAAGGTTTTAGACACGTAGCTGTCGGTAAAGAACAAGGGCAAGTATGGGCGATTTCCGGTGCAGGAATACTTTGCCGTAGAATTGGAATTACTGACGAGAATCCAGCTGGAACTGGTTGGGCGACTGGAATTGGG GCGAATTGGCAATACATAAGTGTGGGAGGACTTGTAGGTAGAGCGACATAA
- the LOC144473229 gene encoding uncharacterized protein LOC144473229 translates to MTSSYLYCIVLIALFEYRIILAARTLASNEMMNNVQSPVIMTHNLPNVIQSMQENLENSGNRLCEIEYQVTRKTIGKCVKLGHGLNGCVAENYVNPFHQDCF, encoded by the exons AT gACTTCCAGCTACCTTTATTGCATCGTTCTAATCGCTCTTTTCGAGTACAGAATAATTCTCGCAGCGAGAACATTGGCGTCGAACGAAATGATGAACAACGTCCAAAGTCCTGTAATTATGACACACAATCTACCCAACGTG ATTCAATCGATGCAAGAGAATCTGGAGAACAGTGGAAATCGATTATGCGAGATAGAGTATCAAGTC aCAAGAAAGACCATAGGCAAATGCGTGAAGCTAGGCCACGGATTGAACGGCTGCGTTGCGGAGAACTACGTGAACCCGTTCCATCAAGACTGCTTCTAA
- the LOC144472399 gene encoding uncharacterized protein LOC144472399 has product MQLTSCCGCYSLKLGTIFTGILGIILSIISLVLVFTLNVEWKTILIDVLDQSIVKIIFAINLCMTILISTLLLVGVVRKNTFMMLPWVALGIILAIGLLISVIYTAIMFFVNHETLNGILWLIIGLIAVVIYTYLWLVVYSHFQQLKYDKLNSRMGPYGRPYNYRKP; this is encoded by the exons ATGCAGTTGACGTCGTGCTGCGGGTGTTACTCGCTGAAACTAGGTACCATCTTCACCGGAATACTCGGCATA aTCCTCTCGATCATCTCGCTGGTCTTGGTCTTCACTCTGAACGTGGAATGGAAGACGATACTGATCGACGTTCTGGACCAGAGCATCGTCAAGATCATCTTCGCGATAAATCTGTGCATGACGATCCTGATCTCAACGTTACTCCTCGTCGGCGTTGTCAGA aaaaatacGTTTATGATGCTGCCGTGGGTGGCTCTTGGTATCATACTTGCAATCGGGCTGTTGATCAGCGTGATCTACACGGCGATCATGTTCTTCGTCAATCATGAAACCTTAAACGGCATTCTGTGGCTTATAATCGGTCTCATAGCTGTCG TGATCTACACGTATCTGTGGCTGGTGGTGTACAGCCACTTCCAGCAGCTGAAGTACGACAAGCTGAACAGCAGGATGGGTCCCTACGGCAGGCCGTACAATTACCGGAAACCTTGA
- the LOC144472398 gene encoding UPF0764 protein C16orf89 homolog, giving the protein MKGLRGLTWAIPLLCGFTTWARGETIPENFEEKLTALSKVVDYIHGRPDQMNADATFSITIVEANIAATLMHRNARQLDNKYWETLTRILKLCDSIRRYLMDTIVPANKDVQLLHHALNNPVLWLRPIFWQDGGVDRSSPTPDITYRDVKEMIMQGTPKEEESDRCLGEIVKNGLNYRYRMPDTCNQILMRRDLTRGYPLTHRLLIVQVAKTLRCEYGLPVRSSDLAASYCSSILQDLTDIEAAGFPYQTPDLMMEQVLLCGMEGFLEFTGGHFERLVLDWANPRGCYSSLGNELLESQPRLVRRASTPTDFGCDSHATGLAAATLSLFIRENVENAFK; this is encoded by the exons ATGAAGGGACTTCGAGGGCTCACCTGGGCGATCCCGCTGCTCTGCGGGTTCACGACATGGGCCCGCGGTGAAACGATCCCCGAGAACTTTG AGGAAAAGCTGACGGCGCTCTCGAAAGTGGTCGATTACATTCACGGGAGGCCGGATCAAATGAACGCCGACGCCACCTTCTCTATCACTATCGTCGAAG CCAACATAGCGGCCACGCTTATGCACAGAAACGCGCGACAGCTCGATAACAAATACTGGGAAACGTTGACGAGGATTTTGAAGCTATGCGACTCGATCCGACGATACCTGATGGATACCATCGTTCCGGCGAATAAGGACGTGCAATTgt TGCACCACGCGTTGAATAACCCTGTTTTGTGGCTGCGACCCATATTCTGGCAAGATGGCGGCGTGGACAGAAGCAGTCCAACGCCCGATATAACTTATCGGGATGTCAAGGAAATGATAATGCAGGGAACGCCCAAGGAAGAGGAGAGCGACCGATGTCTCGGCGAAATCGTTAAGAACGGGCTGAACTATCGATATCGAATGCCCGATACGTGCAATCAGATTCTAATGAGGCGGGACTTAACCAGGGGGTATCCTCTGACTCACAGACTGCTGATCGTCCAAGTGGCGAAGACG CTGAGATGCGAGTACGGTTTGCCGGTACGTTCCTCCGATTTGGCAGCTTCTTACTGTTCCTCGATTCTTCAGGATCTAACTGACATCGAGGCAGCTGGTTTTCCTTACCAAACACCGGACTTAATGATGGAACAAG TTCTTCTCTGCGGAATGGAAGGCTTTCTCGAGTTCACCGGCGGCCATTTTGAACGGCTCGTGTTAGACTGGGCGAATCCCAGAGGGTGCTACAGTTCCTTAGG AAACGAACTTCTCGAGAGCCAGCCTCGATTGGTGCGTCGAGCTTCGACACCGACGGACTTCGGTTGCGACAGTCACGCCACCGGCCTCGCGGCCGCAACTCTTTCATTGTTCATTCGCGAGAACGTGGAAAACGCattcaaatag
- the Pex23 gene encoding tectonin beta-propeller repeat-containing peroxin 23 isoform X2 — MRQRNHSLTYLLVEIKFLEVMFRVGTSTTCPEGQRWSAIKLPNSFEVCQISVGITGLVWAVLMVGKALVRTGVTRENPMGDEWTEIEPPQKDLKLVQVSVGTDSVWAVTQDGRVWFRKGIKGEMSGVCEQLATGTGWVEMLSKMSLVSVAPNDQVWAIGHEDRCLYYRTCITRSELTGKKWRSINAPLQLSRASSNASLTSSNRHSMCGTPQQQRHQSWGSLNRPHSTSEGTTLIREWEEQSRSAPTPTSLKLWQRSNDSTTKNPQQTSFQDIYLNEGKKKSTQSLDMGDLTEASVANITISNESLTKTGESIVVSGKGMGSTVKINPAAWSPVHSVGSTVGVEAHPETDGSIFDPDLTSDSGVYGEDESSGAMYWAECDVSWYKVEAGACFIDPSNPPKWIADTNGTSHGDITEPWRIHILEELKKRLQKIQYDPLIYEKVVEKSSWVKNGDAKCKVKGSNTYEDCIIELEWISSDSGSLDSGTITVLNANGATTIVQFPISEIMCAVCCSEPGSPRIAIHTPRLPRLKVLRLQFFSDTDMEDWLNHLTSVSCQMNNVYGRPGPNSIWTTTALGDVYVYDPTAAEENQLFNDGYVQELDVAGKELPFECILQNGFGCGSSLKVTVCIHDDADRLSFNLVCYTTTSLKQKNMMDTHDVALHLNPRLKENAIVRNTYQSGQWGDEERDGNSPLKAGSDFMLEIICDARGYRILIDDKEFTFYNHRIMPQSITHLRIKGLMTLCSVLYKSPSVIIDPISLFWRQMGGHLKKVETCSVGVTWGIGYDSTAWVYTGGWGGLIVKGLDSNTGINSMVDTHNYYVYENQRWIPVTGYTSHGLPTDRYMWSDATGRQKRTREHTKLLSMHWRWVSDWIVDFHTPGGVDRDGWQYATDFPFQYHGKKYFTDYVRRRRWFRRCQLTTSGPWQELGNTKLLDVSLYATGKPGTDAQVYIWAVASNGEALFRRGVSESCPMGVSWEHIPSDQALVGISCGPAGQVWAVGKNGSSYWRLGITITKPTGTQWQNVEPPSGAHLKQISVGRNVIWALDTNGRLSVRREVQPNVFPEGTYWQTLPAMPNDPIHIDMSVVNAKQGFRHVAVGKEQGQVWAISGAGILCRRIGITDENPAGTGWATGIGANWQYISVGGLVGRAT, encoded by the exons ATGCGACAGAG GAACCATTCATTGACATATCTGTTGGTGGAAATCAAATTCCTGGAG gTAATGTTTCGCGTTGGTACCAGTACCACCTGTCCTGAAGGGCAGAGGTGGAGTGCTATAAAATTACCAAACAGCTTTGAGGTATGCCAAATCAGTGTTGGAATAACTGGTCTTGTTTGGGCTGTACTAATGGTTGGCAAAGCACTGGTGCGTACAGGTGTTACTAGAGAAAATCCAATgg gagACGAGTGGACAGAGATTGAACCCCCACAAAAAGATTTGAAATTAGTACAAGTTAGTGTAGGTACAGATTCTGTTTGGGCCGTAACACAAGATGGTAGAGTGTGGTTTAGGAAAGGTATTAAAGGTGAAATGAGTGGAGTCTGTGAACAATTGGCTACTGGTACAGGCTGGGTAGAAATGTTGAGTAAAATGTCTCTAGTATCAGTTGCTCCAAACGATCAG GTCTGGGCCATTGGCCACGAAGATAGGTGTTTATACTATCGTACTTGCATTACACGATCAGAACTAACAGGTAAAAAATGGAGATCAATAAATGCACCACTCCAACTTAGTAGAGCAAGCAGTAATGCCAGTTTAACATCAAGTAACAGGCACAGTATGTGTGGTACTCCTCAGCAACAGAGACATCAGAGTTGGGGGTCATTG AATCGACCACATAGTACTAGTGAAGGTACAACATTGATTAGGGAATGGGAAGAACAATCGCGATCGGCACCGACACCAACGTCTTTAAAATTATGGCAACGGTCGAACGATAGTACTACCAAGAATCCTCAACAAACATCTTTTCAggacatatatttaaatgaaggaaagaaaaa ATCCACGCAGTCATTAGACATGGGTGATCTTACCGAGGCTAGTGTTGCGAATATAACTATATCAAATGAATCACTTACTAAAACTGGAGAATCCATAGTAGTTTCTGGAAAAGGCATGGGCAGTACTGTCAAG attAATCCAGCTGCTTGGAGCCCTGTTCATTCGGTTGGATCTACGGTAGGCGTGGAAGCTCATCCAGAGACGGATGGCAGCATATTTGATCCTGATTTAACAAGCGATTCTGGTGTTTATGGGGAAGATGAAAGTTCTGGCGCGATGTATTGGGCTGAATGCGATGTTTCCTGGTACAAAGTAGAAGCTGGGGCATGTTTCATTGATCCATCAAATCCTCCAAAatg GATCGCCGACACTAATGGCACAAGTCACGGAGATATAACGGAACCATGGAGAATAcatattttagaagaattgaaaaaaagattacaaaaaatacaatatgatccgttaatatatgaaaaagtaGTTGAAAa GTCATCGTGGGTAAAAAATGGTGACGCAAAGTGTAAAGTTAAAGGCAGCAATACATATGAAGATTGTATTATTGAGTTAGAATGGATAAGTAGTGATAGTGGCTCCTTAGATTCGGGAACTATAACTGTTTTAAATGCAAATGGAGCAACAACAATC GTTCAATTTCCTATATCTGAAATTATGTGTGCAGTGTGCTGTAGTGAACCAGGTAGTCCAAGAATAGCAATTCATACTCCTCGACTACCTCGTCTTAAAGTTCTTAGGCTGCAATTTTTTAGTGACACTGACATGGAAGATTGGCTAAATCATTTAACTTCAG TTTCTTGCCAGATGAATAACGTTTATGGGAGGCCGGGACCTAATTCAATTTGGACCACGACTGCATTAGGAGATGTGTATGTGTATGATCCTACTGCCGCAGAA GAGAATCAGCTTTTTAATGATGGTTACGTACAAGAATTGGATGTGGCAGGAAAAGAATTACCATTTGAGTGTATATTACAAAACGGTTTTGGGTGCGGTAGTTCTCTTAAAGTTACAGTTTGCATACACGACGATGCCGATag gTTATCATTTAATCTTGTCTGTTATACGACAACATcattgaaacaaaaaaatatgatGGATACTCACGACGTAGCTTTACACTTAAATCCACGACTCAAAGAGAACGCAATCGTACGCAATACATATCAGAGTGGACAGTGGGGCGATGAAGAAAGAGATGGAAATAGCCCATTGAAAGCTGGCTCTGATTTtatgttagaaattatttgtgaTGCACGGGGCTACAGAATACTCATCGAtgataaagaatttacattttacaaccATAGAATAATGCCTCAGAGTATTACTCATTTAAGAATTAAGGGACTAATGACATTATGCAGTGTActttataaatctccatct GTAATCATTGAcccaatttcattattttggaGACAAATGGGTGGACACTTGAAAAAGGTTGAAACCTGTTCTGTCGGTGTAACGTGGGGAATAGGATACGACAGTACTGCATGGGTTTATACCGGTGGATGGGGAGGTTTAATTGTAAAAG GTCTAGATAGCAATACAGGAATAAACTCCATGGTGGACActcataattattatgtttatgAAAATCAACGTTGGATTCCGGTAACTGGATACACTTCCCATGGTCTTCCAACAGACCGTTATATGTGGAGTGATGCAACGGGACGTCAGAAACGTACACGAGAACACACTAAATTGTTATCGATGCACTGGCGTTGG GTATCAGACTGGATAGTAGATTTTCATACTCCCGGTGGTGTGGACAGGGATGGCTGGCAATATGCTACTGATTTTCCTTTTCAATATcatggaaaaaaatattttactgacTATGTCAGAAGGCGAAGGTGGTTTCGAAGATGTCAATTAACGACTAGCGGCCCCTGGCAAGAGTTAGGAAATACAAAACTACTCGACGTTTCTTTATAC GCAACCGGAAAACCTGGTACGGATGCGCAAGTGTATATATGGGCAGTGGCTTCTAACGGTGAAGCTTTATTTAGAAGAGGCGTGTCAGAATCATGTCCAATG gGAGTTTCGTGGGAACATATACCAAGTGATCAGGCTTTAGTAGGTATCTCGTGCGGTCCGGCTGGTCAAGTATGGGCTGTGGGAAAAAATGGTTCTTCATATTGGAGATTAGGAATCACTATTACCAAACCTACTG GTACACAGTGGCAAAACGTTGAACCGCCGTCAGGTGCTCACCTGAAACAAATATCTGTTGGAAGAAATGTAATATGGGCGTTGGATACCAATGGTAGATTATCCGTGCGTCGTGAGGTGCAACCGAACGTTTTCCCGGAAGGAACCTACTGGCAAACGCTACCCGCGATGCCAAACGATCCTATTCATATAG ATATGTCTGTCGTAAACGCGAAACAAGGTTTTAGACACGTAGCTGTCGGTAAAGAACAAGGGCAAGTATGGGCGATTTCCGGTGCAGGAATACTTTGCCGTAGAATTGGAATTACTGACGAGAATCCAGCTGGAACTGGTTGGGCGACTGGAATTGGG GCGAATTGGCAATACATAAGTGTGGGAGGACTTGTAGGTAGAGCGACATAA